One genomic segment of Methanococcus voltae PS includes these proteins:
- a CDS encoding PHP domain-containing protein, whose product MKIDMHVHTINSRCSMNSIDKLEKICTKSGITPFIADHDQLTKVKFGVAGEEISTAKGEFIGLFLTEQINTKDIFEALDTVKEQGGLIYLPHPFDVRRRRTLAKFNILDDKEFIKRVDAVEVYNSRCVDNKPNLQAKEYAKKYDLLAGVGSDSHFSWELGNAYMEVEDFDLENPKQFLKVLTKANKSINTVFRCTRSRPLNMLFFSKLSKKIHKSGYAEYFDNIRSIF is encoded by the coding sequence ATGAAAATTGATATGCACGTTCATACGATAAATTCAAGATGCTCTATGAATTCTATCGATAAATTGGAAAAGATTTGCACTAAAAGTGGCATTACTCCGTTTATCGCTGACCACGACCAATTAACTAAGGTTAAATTTGGCGTGGCAGGCGAAGAAATTTCTACAGCCAAGGGCGAGTTCATAGGATTATTTTTAACGGAACAAATTAATACTAAAGACATTTTTGAAGCATTAGATACAGTTAAAGAACAAGGTGGTCTCATATATTTACCTCATCCTTTCGACGTTAGGAGAAGGAGAACACTTGCCAAGTTTAATATTTTAGATGATAAAGAATTTATTAAAAGAGTCGATGCTGTGGAAGTCTACAACAGCAGATGCGTCGACAATAAACCGAATTTACAAGCCAAGGAGTATGCAAAAAAGTACGACCTTTTAGCTGGTGTCGGTAGTGACAGCCACTTTTCATGGGAACTCGGCAACGCGTACATGGAAGTCGAAGATTTTGATTTAGAAAATCCTAAGCAATTTTTAAAAGTTTTAACAAAAGCTAACAAGTCCATAAACACGGTTTTTAGATGTACAAGGTCAAGACCATTGAATATGCTATTTTTCAGCAAACTATCAAAAAAAATCCATAAATCAGGATATGCAGAATATTTTGACAATATTAGGAGCATTTTTTAA
- the eno gene encoding phosphopyruvate hydratase: MLRNINANFDIEKIQAREVLDSRGNPTIEVEVLTCGGGYGSAIVPSGASTGTHEALELRDKDNRYGGKGVLTAVNNVNEKIAPCLEGMDTRMQRTVDETLLELDGTKSKSNLGANAILGVSLAVAKAGADTASVPLYRFIGGSNAYVLPTPMMNIINGGEHAGNALDFQEFMIMPVGADSFKEALRMCSETYQSLKKVIANKYGKDAVNIGDEGGFAPNVKTIEEALAILSEGVKSAGYEDEIVFALDCAASEFYNSKEGVYEVAGEKLSSDKLIELYKNMVNEYPIVSIEDPLDEEDFEGFATITQELKGTQIVGDDLFVTNTERLRKGIEMGSANSLLLKVNQIGTLSESIDAANLSFRNGYSVVVSHRSGETEDSTIADLAVALNAGQIKTGAPARGERTAKYNQLLRIEEELEYSKYAGKDFKIPF; this comes from the coding sequence ATGTTAAGAAACATTAACGCAAATTTTGATATTGAAAAAATACAAGCTCGTGAGGTTTTAGATTCAAGAGGAAACCCCACAATCGAAGTTGAAGTATTAACTTGTGGTGGAGGCTATGGCTCTGCAATTGTACCAAGTGGTGCTTCAACAGGTACTCATGAAGCTTTAGAATTAAGAGATAAAGATAACCGATACGGTGGTAAAGGAGTATTAACTGCTGTTAACAATGTTAATGAAAAAATAGCTCCATGTTTAGAAGGTATGGACACAAGAATGCAAAGAACCGTTGATGAAACACTTTTAGAATTAGATGGAACTAAAAGCAAATCAAACCTTGGAGCTAATGCTATTTTGGGAGTATCCTTAGCTGTTGCAAAGGCGGGTGCAGATACTGCCTCAGTACCTTTATACCGATTTATTGGTGGAAGTAATGCTTACGTATTGCCCACTCCAATGATGAATATCATAAACGGCGGAGAACACGCAGGAAACGCTTTAGACTTCCAAGAATTCATGATTATGCCTGTAGGGGCAGACAGCTTTAAAGAAGCTTTAAGAATGTGTTCTGAAACATACCAAAGCCTTAAAAAAGTAATTGCTAACAAATACGGTAAAGATGCTGTTAACATCGGTGACGAAGGAGGATTTGCGCCGAATGTTAAAACAATTGAAGAAGCACTTGCTATATTATCAGAAGGTGTTAAAAGCGCGGGATATGAAGATGAAATTGTATTTGCTCTTGATTGTGCAGCTAGCGAATTCTATAATTCAAAAGAAGGGGTTTACGAAGTTGCCGGTGAGAAATTATCAAGTGATAAATTAATAGAACTCTATAAAAATATGGTAAACGAATATCCAATCGTATCAATCGAAGACCCATTAGATGAAGAAGATTTCGAAGGTTTTGCGACAATTACCCAAGAATTAAAAGGTACTCAAATTGTTGGTGACGATTTATTTGTTACAAATACCGAAAGACTTAGAAAAGGTATTGAAATGGGTTCAGCTAACTCATTATTGTTAAAAGTAAATCAAATCGGTACATTATCAGAATCAATCGATGCAGCTAACTTATCATTTAGAAATGGGTACAGCGTTGTAGTTTCACACAGAAGTGGAGAAACAGAAGATTCAACCATTGCTGATTTAGCCGTTGCTTTAAATGCTGGACAAATCAAAACAGGAGCTCCTGCAAGAGGAGAAAGAACTGCTAAATACAATCAATTACTTAGAATCGAAGAAGAATTGGAATACTCCAAATATGCTGGAAAAGACTTTAAAATTCCATTCTAA
- a CDS encoding M24 family metallopeptidase yields MIQRTKREKIDHFLRYMENNSINKAVFIKKENINYFLEDYSPNFSVLIINAKENQIELQVSKLDYELAKIYESKDIIITKFEGWREALNGCNGVEGDLPVGFLKYVRLGYKIVSKELTKMKMVKNKNEIKNISKAANISDKAVESISEYLMDSRDDLTDTENSIAAKLEYIMKKSGSIKPSFDTIAITGNKTSLPHGMPSDEILKDICLMDLGAVYKGYCSDITRTVLLDPTKEMVDIYRMVNEGKKIAEDSLRSGITTKELETSVRSYFKEYDKYFIHSLGHGVGVEVHENPSISQNSKFTLEENMVVTLEPGLYIGKFGVRIEDLYLVKKDGFKRLSNAKIIEY; encoded by the coding sequence ATGATTCAGAGAACTAAAAGAGAAAAAATAGACCATTTTTTAAGGTATATGGAAAATAACAGTATAAATAAAGCAGTATTTATAAAAAAAGAAAATATAAATTATTTTTTGGAAGATTATTCTCCAAATTTTTCAGTGTTAATAATTAATGCAAAGGAAAATCAAATAGAATTACAGGTATCTAAATTGGATTACGAATTGGCTAAGATTTATGAATCCAAGGATATAATAATAACTAAATTTGAAGGATGGAGGGAAGCTTTAAATGGTTGCAACGGAGTTGAAGGGGATTTACCAGTAGGATTTTTAAAATATGTTCGTTTGGGTTATAAAATAGTATCTAAAGAACTAACAAAGATGAAAATGGTTAAAAATAAAAATGAGATAAAGAATATTTCAAAAGCTGCTAATATAAGTGACAAAGCAGTTGAATCTATATCTGAATATTTAATGGATAGTAGAGATGATTTAACCGATACGGAAAATTCCATAGCTGCTAAATTAGAATACATCATGAAAAAAAGCGGTAGTATTAAACCTTCTTTTGACACAATTGCAATAACTGGTAATAAGACATCTTTGCCACACGGCATGCCTTCTGACGAAATATTGAAAGACATATGTTTAATGGATTTGGGGGCAGTGTATAAAGGTTATTGTTCGGATATAACACGAACTGTGCTTCTAGACCCAACAAAAGAAATGGTTGACATTTACAGAATGGTTAACGAAGGAAAAAAAATTGCAGAAGATTCTTTGAGAAGTGGAATAACCACAAAAGAGTTAGAAACAAGTGTTAGAAGTTATTTTAAAGAATATGATAAATACTTTATTCATTCATTGGGACACGGAGTGGGTGTAGAAGTACATGAAAATCCTTCAATTTCCCAGAATTCTAAATTTACTCTTGAAGAGAATATGGTGGTTACATTAGAACCCGGTTTATATATAGGTAAATTTGGAGTAAGAATCGAAGATTTATACCTCGTTAAAAAAGACGGATTTAAAAGATTAAGCAATGCGAAAATAATAGAATATTAA
- a CDS encoding uroporphyrinogen-III synthase: MKVLITRPKQKAKYFSDLLEKNGFEPLILPTLELSFKNVEVSLDGYDWIVFTSPRGIEGLFRNLTDSQKMQIKDKKIGVIGTETAKEFKKIFNFEPDLVPNSYTAENLLEALKKVVKPDEKILIPTTPATRDVLVKNLNADLLFVYTSGEPEDIAEKLNGLKELLKDTGSENLMLTFTSGLTAKNFFKHADDELMDLFKKCTIVSIGPITKENVDKFGFDSIMPEKTYTIDGMMDLILNLKK, translated from the coding sequence ATGAAAGTTTTAATCACACGACCTAAGCAAAAAGCTAAGTATTTTTCAGATTTATTGGAAAAAAATGGTTTTGAGCCATTAATATTGCCAACATTAGAATTATCCTTTAAAAATGTTGAAGTATCACTCGACGGTTATGATTGGATAGTTTTCACAAGTCCAAGGGGAATTGAAGGTTTGTTTAGGAATTTAACTGATTCGCAAAAAATGCAGATAAAGGATAAAAAAATAGGTGTAATAGGTACTGAAACAGCAAAAGAGTTCAAGAAAATCTTTAATTTTGAACCTGACTTAGTTCCAAATAGTTATACTGCAGAAAATCTTTTAGAGGCTCTTAAAAAAGTTGTAAAGCCTGACGAAAAAATATTAATTCCAACTACGCCTGCAACAAGGGATGTTTTAGTTAAAAATTTAAACGCTGATTTGTTATTTGTTTACACTTCAGGGGAGCCGGAAGATATAGCTGAAAAATTAAACGGTTTAAAAGAACTTTTAAAAGATACGGGTTCAGAGAATTTAATGTTAACATTTACAAGTGGATTAACTGCAAAGAATTTCTTTAAACATGCGGATGACGAATTAATGGATTTATTTAAAAAGTGTACAATAGTCTCAATAGGTCCTATAACCAAAGAAAATGTTGATAAATTTGGTTTTGACTCAATAATGCCTGAAAAAACCTACACTATCGATGGAATGATGGATTTAATATTGAATTTGAAGAAATAA
- a CDS encoding metallophosphoesterase, with translation MKIGLISDTHDYLPNIRKAIQVFNRFNVDLVVHCGDFVSLFVISEFKNLNSKLYATYGNNDGEKTRLKEWLLDINPENKIEDSLSFDVENLKFFVLHGQDAEILDSVIRSKNYDVVLHGHTHEQKFEEVDGVLVINPGEAFGMLTGLASIGILNTSTKEYTEVDLNNVDIIDNEEN, from the coding sequence ATGAAAATAGGTTTAATATCGGATACGCACGACTATTTACCCAATATTAGGAAAGCTATCCAAGTTTTTAATCGTTTTAATGTTGATTTAGTTGTACACTGTGGTGATTTTGTTTCTTTGTTCGTAATAAGCGAATTTAAAAATTTAAACTCTAAATTATACGCTACTTATGGAAATAATGATGGAGAAAAGACCCGTTTAAAAGAATGGTTATTAGATATAAATCCGGAAAATAAAATCGAAGATTCATTATCTTTTGACGTGGAAAACTTAAAATTTTTTGTATTACATGGTCAGGACGCAGAAATTTTGGATTCAGTAATTCGTTCAAAAAACTACGATGTGGTTTTACACGGTCATACACACGAGCAAAAATTTGAAGAAGTAGACGGAGTTTTAGTAATAAATCCTGGAGAAGCTTTTGGAATGCTAACGGGCTTAGCTTCAATAGGTATTTTAAATACTAGTACAAAAGAGTATACTGAAGTAGATTTAAACAACGTTGATATCATAGATAATGAGGAAAATTAA
- the purB gene encoding adenylosuccinate lyase, translating to MPIHPIDFRYGTPEMKNIWEEETKLQKMLEAEAALAQAEAEIGMIPKEAAEEINRKKSTEFVKLERVKEIERATRHDVVSVVKAFAEVCEGNAGEYIHFGSTSNDIIDTAQSLQFKDAGDVLEQKLVILRNELLQKAEEHKNTVCIGRTHGQHAVPTTYGMKFALWATELQRHVERLQAAKKRLAVSMITGAVGTMAAIGENGMTVHNRVGEILGLEPVLISSQVVQRDRHAEFMAVVAMIAQTLNKIGVTVRSMQRSEIKELEEEFDASKQTGSSTMPHKRNPITFEQICGLSRVIKVNALAEFDNMVLWEERDLTNSSSERCLFPESCVLLDHILNLSIKGFRKITVNKENVQRNLEMSKGLIMAERVMMDLAKKGMGRQTGHEVVRTCAMKAHEESRHLKDVLMENEEVMKYVTNEDLDKMFDYSTYIGLAPEIVDNVLKESKNW from the coding sequence ATGCCGATTCATCCAATAGATTTTAGATATGGAACCCCTGAAATGAAAAATATATGGGAAGAAGAAACCAAACTTCAAAAAATGTTAGAGGCTGAAGCTGCACTTGCACAAGCTGAAGCTGAAATCGGAATGATACCAAAAGAAGCTGCTGAAGAAATCAACAGAAAAAAATCTACTGAATTCGTAAAACTTGAAAGGGTTAAAGAAATTGAAAGAGCTACAAGACACGATGTAGTTTCAGTTGTTAAGGCTTTCGCAGAAGTTTGTGAAGGTAATGCAGGAGAATACATCCACTTTGGTTCAACATCAAATGATATAATTGATACTGCCCAATCATTACAGTTTAAAGATGCGGGCGATGTTTTAGAGCAGAAATTAGTAATTTTGAGAAACGAATTACTCCAAAAAGCAGAAGAACATAAAAACACAGTTTGCATTGGAAGAACACACGGACAACACGCTGTTCCTACAACCTACGGTATGAAATTCGCTTTATGGGCTACAGAATTACAAAGACACGTTGAAAGATTACAGGCTGCTAAAAAAAGATTGGCTGTTTCAATGATTACTGGCGCTGTTGGTACAATGGCTGCAATCGGCGAAAACGGAATGACTGTACACAACAGAGTTGGCGAAATATTAGGTCTTGAACCTGTTTTAATATCAAGTCAAGTTGTACAGAGAGATAGGCACGCTGAATTTATGGCTGTTGTTGCTATGATTGCTCAAACACTTAACAAAATTGGCGTAACCGTTAGAAGTATGCAAAGAAGTGAAATTAAAGAACTCGAAGAAGAGTTTGACGCTTCAAAACAAACTGGTTCATCAACCATGCCTCACAAAAGAAACCCAATCACATTTGAGCAAATTTGCGGTTTATCAAGGGTTATTAAAGTTAATGCACTTGCAGAATTTGACAACATGGTACTTTGGGAAGAAAGAGATTTAACAAATTCATCATCTGAAAGATGCTTATTCCCTGAAAGCTGTGTTTTATTAGACCATATCTTGAATTTATCAATAAAAGGATTCAGAAAAATCACTGTAAATAAAGAAAACGTTCAAAGAAACCTTGAAATGTCAAAAGGTTTAATCATGGCTGAACGTGTTATGATGGATTTAGCTAAAAAAGGAATGGGTAGACAAACAGGTCACGAAGTTGTTAGAACCTGCGCTATGAAAGCTCATGAAGAAAGTAGACACTTAAAAGACGTTCTTATGGAAAATGAGGAAGTTATGAAATATGTTACGAACGAAGACCTTGATAAAATGTTTGATTATTCAACATACATAGGTCTTGCCCCTGAAATCGTTGATAATGTATTAAAAGAGTCTAAAAACTGGTAA
- the purD gene encoding phosphoribosylamine--glycine ligase produces MKVLLVGGGAREHAIAIALKRNKDVQLYTLMKIKNPGIIELSEEVSFNPETDVEAVVDFAKKIKPVLAVIGPEAPLGAGVANALRELDIPTAGPDKLPAQIETSKEFMRNLFKKYNVNGSLSYAAFNEYSEEVFEFIDQMTKEGKEVVVKPVGLTGGKGVKVVGEQLKDNEEAKEYAKEVFDKSIGGGKLIIEEKLVGVEFTLHGFVDGKNIVFMPPVQDHPHAYDDDEGAITGGMGSYSCPNHKLPFLNEEMHEEAKEIMKNTVNAIKAEVGEYKGFLYGQFMLTVNGPKIIEYNARFGDPEAMNLLPILKTDFVEVCEAIANGTLDKITIEFDNKATVCKYIVPNGYPIEPVKGKELKINVEAIEKTGATLFYASVNEEDGKLYITGSRSAAVVGVADKIEDAEKIAQNAIENFEGEVFYRRDIGTKKLIQKRIDRINELFNN; encoded by the coding sequence TTGAAAGTTTTACTCGTAGGTGGCGGTGCAAGAGAGCACGCAATAGCAATAGCTTTAAAAAGAAACAAGGATGTACAGTTGTACACACTTATGAAAATCAAAAACCCCGGCATTATAGAATTATCCGAAGAAGTTTCATTTAATCCTGAAACAGACGTTGAAGCAGTAGTTGACTTCGCAAAAAAAATAAAGCCTGTTTTGGCAGTAATAGGGCCAGAAGCTCCATTAGGTGCAGGTGTGGCTAACGCATTAAGAGAATTAGACATTCCTACTGCAGGACCTGACAAATTGCCTGCCCAAATCGAAACAAGCAAAGAATTCATGAGAAATTTATTCAAAAAATACAATGTAAATGGTTCTTTAAGTTACGCAGCTTTTAACGAATACAGCGAAGAAGTATTTGAATTCATCGACCAAATGACTAAGGAAGGAAAAGAAGTTGTAGTTAAACCAGTAGGTTTAACCGGCGGTAAAGGCGTTAAAGTAGTTGGTGAGCAATTAAAAGATAACGAAGAAGCAAAAGAGTATGCAAAAGAAGTATTTGATAAAAGTATTGGGGGAGGCAAGTTAATTATTGAAGAAAAACTTGTAGGTGTTGAATTTACATTACATGGTTTCGTAGATGGTAAAAACATCGTATTTATGCCACCTGTTCAAGACCACCCTCACGCATACGATGATGATGAAGGCGCTATAACCGGCGGTATGGGTTCATATTCATGTCCAAACCATAAGTTGCCATTTTTAAACGAAGAAATGCACGAAGAAGCAAAAGAGATAATGAAAAACACCGTAAATGCTATTAAAGCAGAAGTTGGTGAATATAAAGGATTTTTATATGGTCAATTCATGTTAACAGTAAACGGTCCTAAAATTATCGAATATAACGCAAGATTTGGGGACCCTGAAGCTATGAACTTATTGCCAATTTTAAAAACTGATTTTGTAGAAGTTTGTGAAGCTATCGCAAATGGAACATTGGATAAAATAACCATTGAATTTGACAATAAAGCAACTGTTTGTAAATACATTGTACCAAACGGCTACCCTATTGAGCCAGTTAAAGGCAAAGAGTTAAAAATCAATGTCGAAGCAATAGAAAAAACAGGAGCCACTTTATTTTACGCATCAGTAAACGAAGAAGATGGTAAATTATACATAACCGGCTCAAGAAGTGCTGCTGTTGTAGGAGTTGCAGACAAAATCGAAGATGCCGAAAAAATCGCTCAAAATGCTATCGAAAACTTCGAAGGAGAAGTATTCTACAGAAGAGATATCGGTACAAAAAAATTAATTCAAAAAAGAATTGATAGAATAAATGAATTATTCAATAATTAA
- the aroA gene encoding 3-phosphoshikimate 1-carboxyvinyltransferase: MLLVNPTKKISGTVYAPPSKSYTHRAVICAGLSKGTSKIVQPLNSQDCISSLTSMEALGSKIDLKSDKWIIESEGILKVPKNVIDIGNSGTTLRILTSLVSQVKSNSNTKTSHNDKNDKKSIVILNGDNSIRKRPMGPLIDALSQLNIEVLSNDNKAPLVIKSSEIAGNTVKIRGDMSSQFISSLMMLLPFNSQDSKILIEGDLKSEPYLDITIDVLDKFGVNIKKENNNYLIDANQTYKATDYIVEGDYSSASYLIAMGVLLDSDITIKNLFKHSKQGDKEILSIVKRMGANLEVKEDEVIIKNSTNSKFKLKGIDIDVKNTPDLVPTIAVLGCFAEGTTTIYNGEHVRIKECDRLMACTKELTKMGAKIEEKPDGLIIKGLDLENGETLKGAELETYHDHRLIMAFTMAGMLAQGQTKIKGEEAVSISFPNFVDVIKSIGANIEIFN, encoded by the coding sequence ATGTTATTAGTTAATCCTACAAAAAAAATAAGTGGAACAGTATATGCACCACCTTCTAAGTCATATACACATAGAGCAGTTATATGCGCTGGTTTATCAAAAGGAACTTCGAAAATAGTCCAGCCTTTAAACAGTCAAGATTGCATATCTTCCTTAACTTCAATGGAGGCATTAGGGAGTAAAATAGATTTAAAATCCGATAAGTGGATAATAGAGTCAGAAGGCATTTTAAAAGTACCAAAAAATGTAATAGATATTGGAAATAGTGGTACAACCCTCAGGATATTAACCTCGCTAGTATCTCAGGTAAAATCTAACTCCAACACTAAAACAAGTCATAACGATAAAAATGATAAAAAATCAATAGTAATTTTAAATGGGGACAATTCGATACGAAAAAGACCGATGGGTCCATTAATAGACGCTTTAAGCCAATTGAACATTGAAGTACTATCAAATGATAATAAAGCACCTTTGGTAATTAAAAGTTCTGAAATAGCAGGAAACACTGTAAAAATACGAGGAGACATGAGCTCCCAATTTATAAGTTCTTTAATGATGTTACTACCTTTTAACAGTCAAGACAGTAAGATATTAATTGAGGGCGATTTAAAATCAGAACCTTATTTAGATATTACAATCGACGTATTGGATAAATTTGGAGTAAATATCAAAAAAGAAAATAATAATTACTTGATTGATGCTAATCAAACTTATAAAGCTACAGATTATATCGTAGAAGGTGATTATTCTTCAGCTTCCTATCTAATAGCAATGGGTGTCCTTTTGGACTCTGACATAACCATTAAAAATCTATTTAAACATTCAAAACAGGGCGACAAGGAAATTTTAAGTATTGTAAAAAGAATGGGCGCTAATTTAGAAGTAAAAGAAGATGAAGTAATTATTAAGAATTCAACCAATTCTAAATTTAAATTGAAAGGTATTGACATTGATGTAAAAAATACACCCGATTTAGTACCTACTATCGCAGTATTGGGGTGTTTTGCAGAAGGTACTACGACAATATACAATGGTGAGCACGTACGTATAAAAGAATGTGACCGTTTAATGGCATGTACTAAGGAGTTAACAAAAATGGGTGCTAAAATAGAAGAAAAACCTGACGGTTTGATAATAAAAGGTTTAGATTTGGAAAATGGCGAGACTCTTAAAGGTGCAGAATTAGAAACCTATCACGACCATAGACTAATAATGGCATTCACAATGGCAGGAATGCTTGCACAAGGTCAAACTAAAATAAAAGGTGAAGAAGCAGTTTCTATATCATTCCCGAATTTTGTAGATGTTATAAAGTCAATTGGTGCAAATATAGAAATTTTTAACTAA